The following coding sequences are from one Brienomyrus brachyistius isolate T26 chromosome 2, BBRACH_0.4, whole genome shotgun sequence window:
- the aplnra gene encoding apelin receptor A yields the protein MDPTAEYGDISYDDYDGNNSDCDYAEWEPSYSLIPVLYMLIFILGLSGNGVVIVTVWKSKFKRRAADVYIGNLALADLTFVVTLPLWAVYTGLGYHWPFGVALCKISSYVVLVNMYASIFCLTCLSFDRYLAIVHSLSSGRLRSRATMLASLGGIWLLSGILAVPTLLFRTTVEESESNRTICAMDFSLVTLNRLHDPMWIAGLSLSSSALGFLLPFLAMTVFYCFIGFTVTRHFNNLRKEDQKKRRLLKIITTLVVVFAICWTPFHVLKSLDALSYLNLAPSGCAFLRFLLLAHPYATCLAYVNSCLNPFLYAFFDLRFRSQCLCLLSLKKAVHGHMSSISSTLSAQTQKSEVQSLATKV from the coding sequence ATGGATCCCACTGCTGAGTACGGGGACATATCCTATGACGACTACGACGGCAACAACAGCGACTGTGATTACGCTGAGTGGGAGCCCTCCTATTCGCTCATCCCTGTGCTCTACATGCTCATCTTCATCCTGGGGCTCTCTGGCAACGGTGTGGTCATTGTCACTGTCTGGAAGTCCAAATTCAAGCGCCGGGCAGCCGACGTCTACATCGGCAACCTGGCCCTGGCTGACCTCACTTTTGTGGTCACGCTGCCACTGTGGGCGGTCTACACAGGCCTGGGCTATCACTGGCCTTTTGGTGTGGCTCTCTGCAAGATCAGCAGCTACGTGGTTCTGGTAAACATGTAcgccagcatcttctgcctgacGTGCCTCAGCTTTGACCGATACCTGGCCATCGTGCACTCGCTGTCCAGTGGTCGCCTACGTTCCCGCGCCACCATGCTGGCCTCCCTAGGCGGCATCTGGCTGCTGTCGGGCATCCTGGCGGTGCCTACGCTGCTGTTCCGCACCACTGTGGAGGAGAGTGAGTCCAACCGCACCATCTGCGCCATGGACTTCAGCCTGGTGACGCTGAACCGACTGCACGACCCCATGTGGATTGCCGGGCTGAGCCTGTCGTCGTCGGCGCTGGGCTTTCTGTTGCCCTTCCTGGCGATGACCGTCTTTTACTGCTTCATCGGCTTCACCGTCACGCGGCACTTCAACAATCTGCGCAAAGAGGACCAGAAGAAGCGGCGTCTGCTCAAGATCATCACCACCCTGGTGGTGGTGTTTGCCATCTGCTGGACGCCCTTCCATGTGCTAAAGAGCCTGGATGCGCTGTCCTACCTGAACCTGGCGCCCAGTGGCTGTGCCTTCCTGCGCTTCCTGCTGCTGGCACACCCCTACGCCACCTGCCTGGCCTACGTCAACAGCTGCCTCAACCCCTTCCTCTACGCCTTCTTCGACCTGCGCTTCCGCTCCCAGTGCCTGTGCCTGCTGAGCCTGAAGAAAGCTGTGCATGGGCACATGAGCTCCATCTCCTCCACCCTTAGCGCCCAGACGCAGAAGTCCGAGGTGCAGTCTCTGGCTACCAAGGTGTGA
- the LOC125719891 gene encoding integral membrane protein DGCR2/IDD-like isoform X1: MAPKADSGVLAPLALLLALVLTEQPRTGSRLTAARRLTEHRCPPGQFDCRSGRMQCIPMSWRCDGWTACEDRSDELHCPPTREERFHHGIGLEQAEDVVGVAQPIRFNKKCPTGWHHYEKTASCYRVHPESESYWQALETCQRVNGWLATFVTSEELQFILQIEVDETVCGRKDQCKFWVGYQYVTASKNHSLEGQWEVASKGPMQVFLPPEGLTGFAEALPSQESVFCAQLQRFPMKSMNERGLHSWHAENCNRKFPFLCKRRQTCVDITDNVVSEGYYFTPKGDDPCLSCTCHAGEPEMCVAALCERPQGCLHFRKDPRQCCKFTCLDSDGNGLFDSMASGVRLMVSCVSSFLVLSLLLFTIHRLRQRRRQRIETLIGGNLHPFGCRMPGFEYDPRGFGASLAPLRLSDDGVGGAFRFHEPPPPYAAFKYPDMPPPEDPPPPYEASISPDAVLYVDLGRDGSATTDGHPSSVESCHPQRDAQEVGSTSRRPPVEHEDSADSNTFLVSLDTPMGSTMTAVSARTSICSLNTIV, translated from the exons ATGGCGCCGAAAGCAGACAGCGGCGTGTTGGCTCCTCTCGCCCTCCTCCTCGCCCTCGTCCTGACTGAGCAGCCCCGGACAG GTTCCCGGCTCACTGCAGCTCGGCGGCTGACAG AGCATCGCTGTCCTCCCGGCCAGTTCGACTGTCGCAGCGGCAGGATGCAGTGCATCCCCATGTCCTGGCGGTGTGATGGCTGGACGGCCTGCGAGGACAGGAGTGACGAGCTGCACTGTCCCC CTACAAGAGAGGAGCGCTTCCACCACGGGATCGGCCTCGAGCAGGCGGAGGACGTTGTGGGTGTGGCCCAACCCATACGCTTCAATA AGAAATGCCCCACCGGGTGGCACCACTACGAGAAGACAGCCAGCTGCTACCGGGTCCACCCTGAGAGCGAGAGCTACTGGCAGGCACTGGAGACGTGCCAGAGGGTAAATGGCTGGCTGGCCACCTTCGTCACCAGTGAGGAGCTGCAGTTCATCCTGCAAATCGAGGTGGATGAGACGGTGTGCGGTCGCAAGGACCAGTGCAA GTTCTGGGTCGGCTACCAGTATGTAACTGCGAGCAAGAACCACAGCCTGGAGGGCCAGTGGGAGGTGGCGAGTAAGG GTCCCATGCAGGTGTTCCTGCCTCCCGAAGGCCTGACCGGTTTTGCTGAGGCCTTACCCAGCCAGGAGAGCGTCTTCTGTGCCCAGCTGCAGCGCTTCCCGATGAAGAGCATGAACGAGCGTGGCCTTCACAGCTGGCATGCTGAGAATTGCAATAGGAAATTCCCCTTCCTCTGCAAGAGGA GACAGACGTGCGTGGACATCACGGACAATGTGGTGAGCGAGGGCTACTACTTCACGCCCAAGGGAGACGACCCATGCCTGAGCTGCACGTGTCACGCCGGCGAGCCAGAGATGTGTGTGGCGGCGCTGTGCGAGCGGCCGCAGGGCTGCCTGCACTTCCGCAAGGACCCCCGCCAGTGCTGCAAGTTCACCTGTCTGGATTCTG ATGGAAACGGTCTCTTTGACTCCATGGCCAGCGGGGTGCGGTTGATGGTCAGCTGTGTCTCCTCCTTCCTCGTTCTCTCCCTGCTGCTCTTCACCATCCACCGGCTCCGTCAGCGCCGCCGCCAGCGTATTGAGACTCTCATCGGGGGGAACT TGCACCCCTTTGGTTGTAGGATGCCTGGGTTTGAGTATGACCCGCGTGGGTTTGGAGCCAGCCTCGCACCCCTGCGGCTGTCCGACGATGGCGTTGGTGGGGCTTTTCGCTTTCATGAGCCGCCCCCTCCCTACGCCGCGTTCAAGTACCCGGACATGCCGCCCCCGGAGGACCCCCCCCCGCCATATGAGGCCTCCATCAGCCCCGATGCCGTGCTTTATGTGGATTTGG GAAGAGATGGCTCAGCCACCACAGATGGCCACCCCTCCAGCGTTGAATCCTGCCATCCCCAGCGAGATGCCCAAGAGGTGGGCTCGACGTCAAGGCGCCCCCCGGTGGAACATGAGGACTCTGCTGACAGCAACACCTTCCTGGTGTCCCTGGACACCCCGATGGGCAGCACCATGACCGCTGTGTCCGCCCGTACCAGCATCTGCTCCCTCAACACTATCGTGTAG
- the LOC125719891 gene encoding integral membrane protein DGCR2/IDD-like isoform X2: protein MPPAATREERFHHGIGLEQAEDVVGVAQPIRFNKKCPTGWHHYEKTASCYRVHPESESYWQALETCQRVNGWLATFVTSEELQFILQIEVDETVCGRKDQCKFWVGYQYVTASKNHSLEGQWEVASKGPMQVFLPPEGLTGFAEALPSQESVFCAQLQRFPMKSMNERGLHSWHAENCNRKFPFLCKRRQTCVDITDNVVSEGYYFTPKGDDPCLSCTCHAGEPEMCVAALCERPQGCLHFRKDPRQCCKFTCLDSDGNGLFDSMASGVRLMVSCVSSFLVLSLLLFTIHRLRQRRRQRIETLIGGNLHPFGCRMPGFEYDPRGFGASLAPLRLSDDGVGGAFRFHEPPPPYAAFKYPDMPPPEDPPPPYEASISPDAVLYVDLGRDGSATTDGHPSSVESCHPQRDAQEVGSTSRRPPVEHEDSADSNTFLVSLDTPMGSTMTAVSARTSICSLNTIV, encoded by the exons ATGCCCCCTGCAGCTACAAGAGAGGAGCGCTTCCACCACGGGATCGGCCTCGAGCAGGCGGAGGACGTTGTGGGTGTGGCCCAACCCATACGCTTCAATA AGAAATGCCCCACCGGGTGGCACCACTACGAGAAGACAGCCAGCTGCTACCGGGTCCACCCTGAGAGCGAGAGCTACTGGCAGGCACTGGAGACGTGCCAGAGGGTAAATGGCTGGCTGGCCACCTTCGTCACCAGTGAGGAGCTGCAGTTCATCCTGCAAATCGAGGTGGATGAGACGGTGTGCGGTCGCAAGGACCAGTGCAA GTTCTGGGTCGGCTACCAGTATGTAACTGCGAGCAAGAACCACAGCCTGGAGGGCCAGTGGGAGGTGGCGAGTAAGG GTCCCATGCAGGTGTTCCTGCCTCCCGAAGGCCTGACCGGTTTTGCTGAGGCCTTACCCAGCCAGGAGAGCGTCTTCTGTGCCCAGCTGCAGCGCTTCCCGATGAAGAGCATGAACGAGCGTGGCCTTCACAGCTGGCATGCTGAGAATTGCAATAGGAAATTCCCCTTCCTCTGCAAGAGGA GACAGACGTGCGTGGACATCACGGACAATGTGGTGAGCGAGGGCTACTACTTCACGCCCAAGGGAGACGACCCATGCCTGAGCTGCACGTGTCACGCCGGCGAGCCAGAGATGTGTGTGGCGGCGCTGTGCGAGCGGCCGCAGGGCTGCCTGCACTTCCGCAAGGACCCCCGCCAGTGCTGCAAGTTCACCTGTCTGGATTCTG ATGGAAACGGTCTCTTTGACTCCATGGCCAGCGGGGTGCGGTTGATGGTCAGCTGTGTCTCCTCCTTCCTCGTTCTCTCCCTGCTGCTCTTCACCATCCACCGGCTCCGTCAGCGCCGCCGCCAGCGTATTGAGACTCTCATCGGGGGGAACT TGCACCCCTTTGGTTGTAGGATGCCTGGGTTTGAGTATGACCCGCGTGGGTTTGGAGCCAGCCTCGCACCCCTGCGGCTGTCCGACGATGGCGTTGGTGGGGCTTTTCGCTTTCATGAGCCGCCCCCTCCCTACGCCGCGTTCAAGTACCCGGACATGCCGCCCCCGGAGGACCCCCCCCCGCCATATGAGGCCTCCATCAGCCCCGATGCCGTGCTTTATGTGGATTTGG GAAGAGATGGCTCAGCCACCACAGATGGCCACCCCTCCAGCGTTGAATCCTGCCATCCCCAGCGAGATGCCCAAGAGGTGGGCTCGACGTCAAGGCGCCCCCCGGTGGAACATGAGGACTCTGCTGACAGCAACACCTTCCTGGTGTCCCTGGACACCCCGATGGGCAGCACCATGACCGCTGTGTCCGCCCGTACCAGCATCTGCTCCCTCAACACTATCGTGTAG